GATATTAAGAAGGTATTAGGATGTGATAggttctattttaatatcagaccATCAATTCGTTGATGGTGGATCTGCCCATTTTTTGGGGTATAAATTACCAcgaaaatattccaaaagtTTATAACTGTTCATGGTATAtcctgtatatattatatattcccttTCGAAAGAAGCAAggagattttttataatcataatataataattattcaaacagattacttaactaagaattaaactatgagcaacaatattttgaacagtaCGACCGCTGGTCAGAGTTATATAATGTACAATTGATGTAATCTGATGGGTAATAAGCTTCTATAACTTATTATAACCTCGTTAATACTTTAATCAGGCAAACTATACCTTAAGCTACTATCGCCCATGAATTATATCTTCGTGTTCAGAAGTAAAATGTATAAATGGCGAACCTAAAATCGATTATAagtttgtatttttatgtttttttatgtacattttttattactacTCAGACGTGGAGGAGgcttttataataataatatgctATCAACTAAAAGGAGTATTCTCTAGTCTAGTCGGACTCTAGTGACAGCAGAACTTATAACGCCGATAAATTACTAATAGCTGTTAAAAATAACTTAAAGTTTCTTAAGATTAATATctacaaaatatataagcCATTTTTTACTacataaatttttaaaatatgataattagataaaaatttagaacTAAGCTGTAaaatgtttaaaatatgatGCTCTACTTAAAGAATGATCAAAATTTTTGTCATTATTTTAACTCAAAATACATAATTCCGAAAAATACGATTAAGTTCAgaagataaatatttacacATAAAAGTGATATTCTAtaagaattaattgattttatattttctgtccttattatttattgtataAGACTACCAAATAGTTCTTATGagaaaatacaaatagcataaattttatttctattaagaTATTGGTGGTGTACTAATGTATCAAAAACATAATTCGGTCTTCCGAAAAACTTTCCTCTGATGGGCCCCATtggaaataatataaacaGACTTAAAAATTGTACAGATCTGGcgataaaataatatttaaaacgAGTTAAAATTTGATCACTGATATTaagtattaaattttttgttttactTACTAGTTTTCTggtatattttaataagttCTATTTGGCTGTTGTAACATTAGActgatttgaaattttcataCGATTATTAAACAGATTATCTGGCATCTCTACTTGAAATGGAGTTTATTAGCAATCtctttaaatcaaaagGTAAACAGGTTTCATCAACCCTAGAAGCTGCAAAATATAAGGGTTGGACTAAGGAGCAATTAGTTAAAAAGTTGTTAGAGCTGGAAGATAACGAAAACACTTCCAATAAACttgaaaaacaattaaaaaaaagaaaaagtaaTGACTTAAGTTCTTTAAAGTCATCAAAAAAACAGAAACGCCAAAAGGAGTTTGACTTCTCTAAATATCACACAAGATTTATTGCATTAAAGTTTGCATATTTGGGTTGGAATTATAATGGACTAGCAATTCAAAAGGACTACACCCCTCTTCCAACAGTAGAAGGAACAATTTTGGAGGCCATGAATAAATGCAAATTAGTCCCCTCAATGTCTCCACAGgattataattttagtAGATGTGGTAGAACGGATAAAGGTGTTAGTGCCATGAGCCAAGttatatcattaaatgTAAGATCAAATTTGTCCAATGAAGAACAACTAAACCCATTAAAAGATTCTGATGAGATCCATTATGTTGATATCTTAAACCAAGTTCTTCCTGCGGATATTAGAATATCTGCAGTTTGCTTGAGACCTCCAAGTGGCTTTAATGCTAGGTTTAGTTGTTACAAGTCGTCACTACAAGTATTTATTcgaaagaaaaatttggacattgaaaaaatgaaaatagcAGCCAAACTTTATCAAGGTGAACAtgattttagaaatttctGTAAATTAGATGGCTCTAAGCAAATCACAAACTACAACAGAACTATTATTAGTGCGGATATATTACCTATCAATGGAGATTTCTATTGCTTCGATTTAGTAGGCTCAGCATTTCTGTGGCACCAGGTACGTTGTATGATGGCAATTCTTTTCCTAATTGGCCAGGGATTAGAAGAGCCTTcgttaataaatttaatgcTGGATATTGAGAAGACTCCTAGAAAGCCTATCTACGATATGGCTAGCGATGTTCCATTGATATTATACGATTGTAAATTTCCAGAAATGAATTGGTCTCAACCTAATTTAGAGGATTATAAAGCCATTAAATATGGAAAAGCCATTAGTTCTTtagtattaaaatattcaactAAAGCAACAATTGCTcaaatttttgaagatgTTTTACCAACTACAACCCAGGAATTTCCAAATAAGACAAGAATTAACTTAGGTGATGGCAAAGGCAAAATTGTTGGCAATTATCAAAAGGTGTCAGATAGACCTGTTATGGAGTCAGTAGAAACAgtcaataaaaattttgaaactaAAAAAGGATGGAGGAATAATAACTAATATTTACCTTTCTATTTATCTTACCAACTATCTATCTAACCAACTATCTATCTATCTATCTATCTATctatatatagatataacAGTTTTAAATAGTTCTACTAAAATAGAATCGGTgtattacaaaatttaatcaatAAAGGCTAGTTTAAAATTATGGTACATTTCTgatttgatgaaaataaatattttatatgaataacaatatcagatattttaataccATAACACTTAATACAAGATATCTACTCCTTGTAAAAACGTAGATGTAGAATTTTATAACATGATTTTGGGACAAAGTTGCTTCGAAAATTGGATTTATCACATGACAAATATTGtaaacttttaatatattgttaattaaaaagagaatattaaataaataatatttaaatttaataaaatttgtatCT
This DNA window, taken from Henningerozyma blattae CBS 6284 chromosome 3, complete genome, encodes the following:
- the DEG1 gene encoding pseudouridine synthase DEG1 (similar to Saccharomyces cerevisiae DEG1 (YFL001W); ancestral locus Anc_8.88) — translated: MEFISNLFKSKGKQVSSTLEAAKYKGWTKEQLVKKLLELEDNENTSNKLEKQLKKRKSNDLSSLKSSKKQKRQKEFDFSKYHTRFIALKFAYLGWNYNGLAIQKDYTPLPTVEGTILEAMNKCKLVPSMSPQDYNFSRCGRTDKGVSAMSQVISLNVRSNLSNEEQLNPLKDSDEIHYVDILNQVLPADIRISAVCLRPPSGFNARFSCYKSSLQVFIRKKNLDIEKMKIAAKLYQGEHDFRNFCKLDGSKQITNYNRTIISADILPINGDFYCFDLVGSAFLWHQVRCMMAILFLIGQGLEEPSLINLMLDIEKTPRKPIYDMASDVPLILYDCKFPEMNWSQPNLEDYKAIKYGKAISSLVLKYSTKATIAQIFEDVLPTTTQEFPNKTRINLGDGKGKIVGNYQKVSDRPVMESVETVNKNFETKKGWRNNN